Proteins encoded in a region of the Cytobacillus pseudoceanisediminis genome:
- a CDS encoding pyridoxamine 5'-phosphate oxidase family protein gives MSQNNLKEKIINILENSKIGILSTLKNNKPYSRYMTFFNDNLTLFTPTSIQTDKADEIKANPNVHILAGYEGEGFGDSYVEIEGTASINDSDDLKEKLWNENMEPWFDGPNDSNLIVLEIKPVKITLMNTKENSPKTLDL, from the coding sequence ATGAGTCAGAATAACCTAAAGGAAAAAATCATAAATATACTGGAAAACAGCAAAATAGGCATCCTTTCTACCTTGAAGAACAACAAACCCTATTCCCGCTACATGACATTTTTTAACGATAATCTTACCTTGTTTACACCCACCAGCATTCAGACAGATAAAGCAGATGAAATTAAAGCCAACCCAAACGTTCATATCTTAGCAGGATATGAAGGTGAAGGGTTTGGTGATTCCTATGTAGAAATTGAAGGAACAGCTTCTATTAATGATTCGGATGATTTAAAAGAAAAACTATGGAATGAAAATATGGAACCCTGGTTCGATGGTCCGAACGATTCCAATTTAATTGTTCTTGAAATTAAACCGGTTAAAATAACGCTGATGAACACAAAGGAAAATTCACCAAAAACACTTGATTTATAA